Proteins encoded in a region of the Solanum dulcamara chromosome 9, daSolDulc1.2, whole genome shotgun sequence genome:
- the LOC129903428 gene encoding pentatricopeptide repeat-containing protein At3g21470 — protein sequence MKNNHQNCQTQSSLNSITNPLTNWSYSIKNCISQGKFKEALLTYSHNRINGSSIVGVFPLVLKACAALSMLSLGKALQAESVKSGVDCNLMVGTALLDMYGKCGEIRSAWKVFDYMPERNVITWNAMIGGCIRSGDIKTAFLLFENMSEKTIVTWNEMIDGYARNGDMVMARRFFDRVPDELRNVVTWSVIVDGYASNGDMDAARELFELMPTRNFYVWSSMISGYFKKGDIKSAKAIFDRMTMKNLVNWNSLICGYTQNGLCEEALEAFIKMQDEGLEPDEVTVVSVLSACAQLALLDVGKDIHEMIIRKGIELNQYVLNGLVDMYAKCGDLSNARLIFEGMLVKNDAAWNSLITGFANHGHCVEAINFFERMDSSGVKPNDITFLSVLSACAHGGFVEEGLEIFSMMEKYALTANIKHYGCLVDLLGRAGRLEEAWDLIKRMPVTPNDTVLGALLGACRVHSDTDVVENMLKEVRKLNYISDSGDDAHYVILSNIHAAAERWEKAERMRFALSNKGSQKTPGCSVVMLDGPETSFMQVLPE from the coding sequence ATGAAAAACAACCATCAGAATTGCCAAACTCAAAGTTCACTGAATAGTATCACAAACCCATTAACGAATTGGTCTTACAGCATAAAGAACTGCATATCTCAAGGAAAATTCAAAGAAGCCCTTTTAACATATAGCCATAATCGTATCAATGGAAGTTCAATAGTGGGTGTTTTTCCTTTGGTGCTAAAGGCATGTGCTGCTCTTTCAATGCTTAGCCTTGGCAAAGCCTTACAGGCTGAGTCTGTGAAATCAGGAGTTGATTGTAATTTAATGGTGGGGACTGCATTATTGGATATGTATGGGAAATGTGGTGAAATTCGGAGTGCCTGGAAAGTGTTCGATTATATGCCTGAAAGAAATGTGATAACATGGAATGCTATGATAGGAGGATGTATAAGGAGTGGTGATATAAAGACTGCTTTTTTATTGTTTGAGAATATGTCTGAGAAGACAATTGTGACTTGGAATGAAATGATTGATGGGTATGCGAGAAATGGAGATATGGTGATGGCTAGGAGGTTTTTTGACCGGGTACCAGATGAGTTGAGGAATGTCGTGACATGGAGTGTGATAGTTGATGGGTATGCTAGTAATGGGGATATGGATGCTGCAAGGGAATTGTTTGAGCTTATGCCAACAAGAAATTTTTATGTCTGGTCGTCGATGATTTCTGGTTATTTTAAGAAGGGTGATATTAAGagtgccaaggccatatttGATAGGATGACTATGAAGAACTTGGTGAATTGGAATTCGTTAATATGTGGTTATACACAAAATGGGTTGTGTGAAGAAGCCTTGGAAGCATTTATAAAAATGCAAGATGAGGGTCTTGAACCAGATGAGGTTACTGTAGTTAGTGTTTTATCGGCTTGTGCCCAGTTGGCATTGCTGGATGTTGGCAAGGACATACATGAAATGATAATTCGGAAAGGGATTGAATTGAATCAATATGTTCTTAATGGGTTGGTTGACATGTATGCAAAATGTGGGGATTTAAGTAACGCCAGATTGATTTTTGAAGGAATGTTAGTGAAGAATGATGCTGCTTGGAATTCATTAATAACTGGCTTTGCTAACCATGGCCACTGTGTGGAggcaattaatttttttgagagAATGGATAGTTCAGGAGTGAAACCTAATGATATAACATTTCTCTCAGTGCTATCGGCTTGTGCCCATGGTGGATTTGTGGAGGAAGGTTTAGAGATTTTCTCCATGATGGAGAAATATGCGTTGACGGCGAACATCAAACATTATGGTTGTCTTGTAGACCTTTTGGGAAGGGCCGGAAGATTAGAGGAGGCTTGGGACTTGATAAAAAGGATGCCTGTCACACCAAATGACACAGTTTTAGGGGCTCTGCTTGGAGCATGCCGGGTTCACTCGGACACAGATGTGGTGGAAAACATGCTGAAAGAGGTCAGAAAATTGAACTACATTAGTGATTCCGGTGATGATGCACATTATGTGATTCTTTCAAATATACATGCTGCTGCTGAAAGGTGGGAGAAAGCTGAAAGGATGAGGTTTGCCTTGTCAAATAAAGGGTCTCAGAAGACACCAGGATGTAGTGTGGTCATGCTCGATGGACCAGAGACTAGTTTTATGCAAGTATTGCCAGAGTAA
- the LOC129903429 gene encoding psbP domain-containing protein 4, chloroplastic, with protein sequence MGTFVYSSSCLSWKNLSRQVNPSHHVVPRGVPEKGCSRIKTVACSKEDARMNQDCEISAGSLNRRSAIVSSASLISSVLLGFPGEGSAVIKQGLLAGRVPGLSEPDEEGWRKYRRPDDKSGGHGVGWSPMIPYTFSVPDKWEEVPVSIADLGGTEIDLRFANPKEGRVFVIVAPVKRFSDDIGEEATIEQIGPPDKVISAFGPEVIGENVEGKVLRSEVAEHEGRTYYQFELEPPHVMITATAAGNRLYLFNVTGNGLQWKRYYKDLRKIAESFRVV encoded by the exons ATGGGGACATTTGTGTACAGCAGCAGCTGCCTTTCTTGGAAAAATCTGAGCAGACAGGTGAATCCCTCGCACCATGTGGTTCCTCGTGGTGTTCCAGAAAAAGGGTGTTCAAGAATTAAAACTGTTGCTTGTTCTAAAGAAGATGCTCGTATGAATCAGGATTGTGAGATATCTGCTGGCTCATTGAACAGGAGGTCAGCTATTGTATCTAGTGCTTCTTTGATTTCATCAGTACTGCTTGGTTTTCCTGGAGAGGGATCTGCTGTAATTAAACAAGGCCTCCTAGCAGGGAGAGTTCCTGGACTTTCTGAACCAGATGAAGAAG GTTGGAGGAAATACCGAAGACCGGATGACAAGTCAGGTGGACATGGTGTTGGATGGAGTCCTATGATTCCTTATACTTTTTCCGTGCCTGATAAATGGGAAGAG GTCCCTGTGTCAATTGCTGATCTAGGTGGTACAGAGATTGACTTGAGATTCGCGAATCCCAAAGAAGGGAGAGTCTTTGTAATTGTTGCTCCTGTTAAAAGATTTTCAGATG ATATTGGTGAAGAAGCTACCATAGAACAAATTGGACCTCCAGATAAAGTGATTAGCGCATTTGGGCCTGAAGTCATTGgagagaatgttgaaggtaaagTCTTAAGATCTGAAGTAGCAGAGCATGAGGGAAGAACATATTACCAGTTTGAATTAGAGCCACCACATGTAATGATCACAGCAACAGCTGCTGGAAATCGCCTATACTTGTTCAATGTTACTGGAAATG gtcttcaatggaaaaggTATTACAAAGATTTGAGAAAGATTGCTGAGTCTTTCAGGGTTGTCTGA